From a single Brassica rapa cultivar Chiifu-401-42 chromosome A01, CAAS_Brap_v3.01, whole genome shotgun sequence genomic region:
- the LOC103840526 gene encoding phospholipase D alpha 2, with protein sequence MAQHLLHGTLHATIYEVDALHTGGLSSGFLGKIRANVEEAIGFGKGETQLYATIDLQKARVGRTRKITDEPKNPKWYESFHIYCAHMASDIIFTVKDDNPIGATLIGRAYVPVDEVINGEEVEKWVEILDNDRNPIHGESKIHVKLQYFGVETDRNWNMGVKSAKFPGVPYTFFSQRQGCRVSLYQGAHVPDNFVPKIPLAGGKNYEPHRCWEDIFDAITNAKHLIYITGWSVYTEITLVRDSRRPKPGGDMTLGELLKKKASEGVRVLLLVWDDRTSVDVLKKDGLMATHDEDTENYFNGSEVHCVLCPRNPDDGGSIVQNLQVSAMFTHHQKIVVVDSEVPSQGGGGSEMRRIMSFVGGIDLCDGRYDTPFHSLFRTLDTVHHDDFHQPNFTGASITKGGPREPWQDIHSRLEGPIAWDVLYNFEQRWSKQGGKDILVKLRELSDIIITPSPVMFQEDHDVWNVQLFRSIDGGAAAGFPESPEVAAEAGLVSGKDNVIDRSIQDAYIHAIRRAKDFIYIENQYFLGSSFAWAADGITPEDINALHLIPKELSLKIVDKIEKGEKFRVYVVVPMWPEGIPESASVQAILDWQRRTLEMMYKDVTQALRAQGLEEDPRNYLTLFCLGNREVKKEGEYEPAERPDPDTDYMRAQEARRFMIYVHSKMMIVDDEYIIVGSANINQRSMDGARDSEIAMGGYQPHHLSHRQPARGQVHGFRMSLWYEHLGMLDETFLDPSSLECIEKVNRIADKYWDFYSSESLEHDLPGHLLRYPISVDNEGNISELPGFEFFPDTKARILGNKVDYLPPILTT encoded by the exons ATGGCGCAGCATCTGTTGCACGGGACTTTGCACGCTACCATCTATGAAGTTGATGCTCTCCACACTGGTGGTCTCAGCTCTGGCTTCCTCGGCAAG ATTAGAGCAAATGTTGAAGAGGCAATTGGTTTCGGCAAAGGAGAAACACAGCTCTACGCAACTATCGATCTACAAAAAGCTAGAGTTGGTAGAACCAGGAAGATCACAGACGAGCCCAAGAACCCAAAGTGGTACGAGTCCTTCCACATCTACTGTGCCCACATGGCTTCAGACATCATCTTCACCGTCAAAGATGATAACCCCATAGGAGCCACCCTCATCGGTAGAGCGTACGTCCCCGTCGACGAAGTCATCAACGGCGAGGAAGTTGAAAAATGGGTTGAGATCTTGGACAACGACAGGAACCCTATCCACGGAGAGTCCAAGATTCACGTCAAACTCCAGTACTTCGGCGTTGAGACGGATCGAAACTGGAACATGGGGGTTAAAAGCGCGAAGTTCCCTGGAGTGCCTTACACGTTCTTCTCCCAGAGACAGGGCTGCAGAGTTTCTTTGTATCAAGGCGCTCATGTTCCGGATAACTTCGTCCCCAAGATTCCTCTCGCTGGTGGGAAGAACTACGAGCCTCACAGATGCTGGGAGGATATTTTCGACGCGATAACAAATGCAAAACATTTGATCTACATCACAGGATGGTCTGTTTACACTGAGATCACTTTGGTGAGAGACTCGAGGAGGCCTAAACCAGGAGGTGATATGACTCTTGGTGAGTTACTTAAAAAGAAAGCTAGCGAAGGCGTTAGGGTTCTGTTACTTGTGTGGGACGACAGAACATCCgttgatgttttaaaaaaagacGGTCTCATGGCTACTCACGATGAAGACACTGAGAACTACTTCAACGGAAGCGAAGTGCATTGTGTGTTGTGTCCACGTAACCCTGATGATGGCGGTAGCATAGTCCAAAACTTGCAAGTCTCAGCCATGTTCACGCACCACCAGAAGATCGTAGTTGTGGACAGCGAGGTGCCGAGCCAAGGAGGAGGAGGGTCGGAGATGAGGAGGATCATGAGTTTTGTCGGAGGTATTGATCTATGCGATGGACGTTACGACACTCCTTTCCACTCCTTGTTCAGGACGTTGGACACGGTGCACCACGATGACTTCCATCAGCCTAACTTCACCGGCGCTTCGATCACCAAAGGTGGTCCTAGGGAGCCTTGGCAGGACATCCACTCTCGTCTCGAAGGTCCAATCGCTTGGGATGTGTTGTACAACTTCGAGCAGAGATGGAGCAAGCAAGGTGGTAAAGACATTCTCGTTAAGTTGAGAGAGCTTAGTGACATTATCATCACTCCTTCTCCTGTTATGTTCCAAGAAGATCACGACGTGTGGAATGTGCAGCTCTTTAGATCTATAGACGGTGGAGCTGCCGCTGGGTTCCCTGAATCACCTGAAGTAGCTGCTGAAGCTGGTTTGGTAAGTGGTAAGGACAATGTCATTGACAGGAGTATCCAAGACGCTTACATTCACGCTATAAGACGTGCTAAAGACTTCATCTATATCGAGAACCAGTACTTCCTTGGAAGCTCCTTTGCTTGGGCTGCTGATGGTATCACTCCTGAGGACATCAATGCTTTGCATCTGATCCCAAAGGAGTTGTCTCTCAAGATCGTTGACAAGATCGAGAAAGGAGAGAAGTTTAGAGTCTATGTTGTGGTTCCGATGTGGCCTGAAGGTATCCCGGAGAGTGCATCGGTGCAAGCTATATTGGATTGGCAGAGGAGGACCTTGGAGATGATGTACAAGGATGTTACTCAGGCTCTCAGGGCTCAGGGGTTGGAGGAAGATCCTAGGAACTATCTGACGTTATTCTGCCTTGGAAACCGTGAGGTTAAGAAAGAAGGGGAGTATGAGCCTGCGGAGAGACCAGACCCTGACACAGACTATATGAGGGCGCAAGAAGCACGTCGCTTCATGATCTACGTCCATAGCAAAATGATGATCG TTGATGATGAGTACATTATCGTTGGATCTGCTAACATCAACCAGAGGTCAATGGATGGTGCAAGGGACTCTGAGATAGCAATGGGAGGGTATCAACCACATCACTTGTCACATAGACAACCAGCTCGTGGCCAGGTCCATGGATTCCGTATGTCACTCTGGTACGAACACTTGGGAATGCTTGATGAGACCTTCCTAGATCCCTCAAGCTTGGAATGCATTGAGAAAGTTAACCGTATTGCTGATAAGTACTGGGACTTTTACTCAAGTGAGTCACTAGAACATGACCTTCCTGGCCACTTGCTGCGCTACCCGATTAGTGTGGACAATGAAGGTAACATCTCTGAGCTTCCAGGATTTGAGTTCTTCCCAGACACAAAGGCTCGTATCCTCGGAAACAAAGTAGACTACCTGCCTCCAATCCTTACAACCTAA
- the LOC103840556 gene encoding biotin carboxyl carrier protein of acetyl-CoA carboxylase, whose translation MASCSLGVPKIKISAVDVSRVRSGRLQIPYSQRSLFAQRQVKYLSLRTSVGSLKALQVSTVTAVETSATVEVEDAEKTKSSPLNAQLVPKPSEVEALVTEICDSSSIAEFELKLGGFRLYVARNLADNNISPPQPQPTPAALSANAVTESADSNGSASSTSLAITKPASSAADQGLIILQSPKVGFFRRSKTIKGKRTPSSCKEKDQVKEGQVLCYIEQLGGQFPIESDVTGEVVKILREDGEPVGYNDALISILPSFPGIKKLQ comes from the exons ATGGCTTCCT GTAGCCTAGGAGTTCCGAAGATTAAAATCTCAGCGGTAGACGTGAGTAGAGTAAGATCTGGAAGGTTACAGATTCCATACAGTCAGAGATCATTGTTTGCTCAAAGGCAGGTTAAGTACTTGAGTCTGAGGACAAGTGTTGGATCTTTGAAAGCTCTCCAAGTGTCTACTGTCACAGCTGTGGAAACATCAG CTACTGTTGAAGTAGAAGATGCTGAAAAGACCAAGTCATCTCCGTTGAACGCTCAGCTCGTTCCCAAGCCCTCTGAG GTGGAAGCTCTTGTCACTGAGATATGTGATTCCTCATCAATTGCAGAGTTTGAACTGAAA CTAGGGGGTTTCCGCCTATATGTAGCAAGGAACTTAGCTGACAACAACATTAGTCCACCACAACCTCAGCCAACTCCTGCTGCCCTTTCTGCAAATGCCGTTACCGAGAGTGCTGATTCTAATGGATCAGCTTCCTCTACTTCATTAGCCATCACAAAACCAGCATCTTCAGCTGCTGATCAGGGTTTGATTATTCTCCAATCTCCAAAA GTAGGATTCTTCAGGAGATCCAAAACCATAAAGGGTAAACGCACTCCTTCCTCCTGTAAAGAG AAAGACCAAGTGAAAGAAGGTCAAGTTCTTTGCTACATTGAGCAACTCGGTGGCCAGTTCCCTATCGAG TCTGATGTTACTGGAGAGGTTGTCAAGATACTCCGAGAGGATGGAG AGCCTGTAGGATACAATGATGCTCTCATCTCGATCCTTCCTTCCTTCCCTGGGATCAAGAAGCTTCAGTAG
- the LOC103840599 gene encoding monothiol glutaredoxin-S15, mitochondrial, producing the protein MAAALSSRFLNTVRCNRLASVSSVYQNGMMRYSSSVPSDSDTHDDFKPTQKVPPGGSTDSLKDLVENDVKENPVMLYMKGVPEAPQCGFSSLAVRVLQQYNVPIGARNILEDPELKNAVKSFSHWPTFPQIFIKGEFIGGSDIILNMHKEGELEEKLKDVSANHKSQ; encoded by the exons ATGGCGGCTGCTTTGTCGAGCAGGTTTCTCAACACCGTTCGTTGTAACAGATTG GCATCTGTGTCATCAGTCTATCAAAATGGGATGATGAGGTACTCATCTTCAGTGCCCAGCGATTCAGACACACATGATGACTTCAAGCCTACACAGAAAGTTCCTCCTGGTGGTTCCACTGACTCGTTAAAGGATCTCGTTGAGAAT GATGTGAAGGAGAATCCTGTTATGCTCTACATGAAAGGAGTCCCTGAAGCTCCTCAGTGTGGGTTTAGCTCTCTAGCCGTGAGGGTTCTCCAACAATATA ATGTTCCTATAGGTGCCAGGAACATTCTTGAAGATCCAGAGTTGAAAAATGCTGTGAAATCATTCAG CCATTGGCCTACATTTCCACAGATCTTCATCAAGGGAGAGTTTATTGGAGGCTCAGACATCATCCTCAACATGCACAAG GAAGGTGAACTGGAGGAGAAGCTTAAAGACGTCTCTGCAAACCATAAGTCTCAGTAA
- the LOC103840547 gene encoding putative disease resistance protein At3g15700 isoform X1, with protein sequence MGKDFKSMVTRCIYVSKENDNAKKLKTITEELRDLHNSVMKRVKMYEDQQKLKRLEKVQVWLRQSDAAIKEAEEMLMMYMPSSASNGSNVMMSSSHKIDKKISKMLKEVQEIKSRGTFDVVVENSGVGGGGSMMISTVDRDDQTVGLEAVSGLVWRCLTVDNTGIIGLYGVEGVGKTTVLTQVNNRLLQHKSNGFDFVIWVFVSKNLNLEKIQDTIREKIGFLDRSWTNKTEEEKAGKIFEILSKKRFALFLDDVWEKVDLVKAGVPPPDGQNRSKIVFTTCSDEVCREMGTQTKIKMEKLSWERAWDLFKKNAGEETVKSHPDIAKVAQEVAAKCDGLPLALVTIGRAMASKKTPQEWRDALYILSNSPPNFSGPILLTSNILCLVLLHFKFLYKVFLTNISFNRVIVLKLLDRN encoded by the exons atgggGAAAGATTTCAAAAGCATGGTCACAAGATGCATCTACGTATCAAAAGAGAACGATAACGCCAAGAAGCTGAAAACCATAACTGAGGAGCTCAGGGATCTACACAACAGTGTCATGAAACGAGTCAAAATGTACGAAGATCAACAGAAGCTGAAGCGGCTCGAGAAAGTCCAGGTTTGGCTTAGACAATCCGACGCAGCCATCAAAGAGGCAGAAGAGATGTTGATGATGTACATGCCTTCTTCTGCATCTAATGGATCAAACGTGATGATGAGTAGTAGTCACAAGATAGACAAGAAGATTAGCAAGATGCTGAAAGAGGTTCAGGAGATAAAGAGCCGAGGAACATTTGATGTGGTGGTTGAAAACAGTGGCGTTGGTGGTGGTGGGTCGATGATGATCTCGACCGTTGATAGAGATGATCAGACGGTTGGTTTAGAAGCGGTTTCAGGGTTGGTGTGGAGGTGCTTGACGGTGGATAACACTGGGATTATTGGGTTGTACGGTGTGGAAGGTGTTGGGAAGACGACGGTGTTGACTCAGGTTAACAACAGGCTGCTTCAGCACAAGTCAAACGGGTTTGACTTTGTGATTTGGGTGTTTGTGTCCAAGAATCTGAATCTTGAGAAGATTCAAGACACGATTCGGGAGAAGATAGGGTTTCTTGATAGGTCGTGGACGAACAAGACCGAGGAAGAGAAAGCCGGTAAGATCTTTGAGATACTTAGCAAGAAACGGTTTGCTTTGTTTCTTGACGACGTTTGGGAGAAGGTTGATCTAG TGAAAGCTGGCGTGCCGCCACCCGATGGACAGAACAGGTCGAAGATTGTGTTCACGACCTGTTCAGACGAGGTTTGTCGGGAAATGGGAACACAAACGAAGATCAAGATGGAGAAGCTGTCATGGGAGAGAGCTTGGGACTTGTTTAAGAAGAATGCTGGAGAAGAGACGGTGAAGAGCCACCCGGACATAGCCAAGGTGGCTCAGGAGGTTGCAGCCAAGTGCGATGGCCTCCCATTGGCTCTGGTCACAATAGGCCGAGCAATGGCCTCTAAGAAAACACCTCAGGAATGGCGTGACGCTTTGTACATTTTGAGTAACTCCCCTCCAAATTTTTCAGGTCCAATTCTGTTAACTTCAAATATCCTTTGTTTAGTACTGCtacattttaaatttctttATAAAGTATTTCTAACTAACATTTCATTTAATCGTGTAATAGTTCTCAAGTTGCTGGACAGGAACTAG
- the LOC103840547 gene encoding putative disease resistance protein At3g15700 isoform X2 → MGKDFKSMVTRCIYVSKENDNAKKLKTITEELRDLHNSVMKRVKMYEDQQKLKRLEKVQVWLRQSDAAIKEAEEMLMMYMPSSASNGSNVMMSSSHKIDKKISKMLKEVQEIKSRGTFDVVVENSGVGGGGSMMISTVDRDDQTVGLEAVSGLVWRCLTVDNTGIIGLYGVEGVGKTTVLTQVNNRLLQHKSNGFDFVIWVFVSKNLNLEKIQDTIREKIGFLDRSWTNKTEEEKAGKIFEILSKKRFALFLDDVWEKVDLVKAGVPPPDGQNRSKIVFTTCSDEVCREMGTQTKIKMEKLSWERAWDLFKKNAGEETVKSHPDIAKVAQEVAAKCDGLPLALVTIGRAMASKKTPQEWRDALYILSNSPPNFSVLKLLDRN, encoded by the exons atgggGAAAGATTTCAAAAGCATGGTCACAAGATGCATCTACGTATCAAAAGAGAACGATAACGCCAAGAAGCTGAAAACCATAACTGAGGAGCTCAGGGATCTACACAACAGTGTCATGAAACGAGTCAAAATGTACGAAGATCAACAGAAGCTGAAGCGGCTCGAGAAAGTCCAGGTTTGGCTTAGACAATCCGACGCAGCCATCAAAGAGGCAGAAGAGATGTTGATGATGTACATGCCTTCTTCTGCATCTAATGGATCAAACGTGATGATGAGTAGTAGTCACAAGATAGACAAGAAGATTAGCAAGATGCTGAAAGAGGTTCAGGAGATAAAGAGCCGAGGAACATTTGATGTGGTGGTTGAAAACAGTGGCGTTGGTGGTGGTGGGTCGATGATGATCTCGACCGTTGATAGAGATGATCAGACGGTTGGTTTAGAAGCGGTTTCAGGGTTGGTGTGGAGGTGCTTGACGGTGGATAACACTGGGATTATTGGGTTGTACGGTGTGGAAGGTGTTGGGAAGACGACGGTGTTGACTCAGGTTAACAACAGGCTGCTTCAGCACAAGTCAAACGGGTTTGACTTTGTGATTTGGGTGTTTGTGTCCAAGAATCTGAATCTTGAGAAGATTCAAGACACGATTCGGGAGAAGATAGGGTTTCTTGATAGGTCGTGGACGAACAAGACCGAGGAAGAGAAAGCCGGTAAGATCTTTGAGATACTTAGCAAGAAACGGTTTGCTTTGTTTCTTGACGACGTTTGGGAGAAGGTTGATCTAG TGAAAGCTGGCGTGCCGCCACCCGATGGACAGAACAGGTCGAAGATTGTGTTCACGACCTGTTCAGACGAGGTTTGTCGGGAAATGGGAACACAAACGAAGATCAAGATGGAGAAGCTGTCATGGGAGAGAGCTTGGGACTTGTTTAAGAAGAATGCTGGAGAAGAGACGGTGAAGAGCCACCCGGACATAGCCAAGGTGGCTCAGGAGGTTGCAGCCAAGTGCGATGGCCTCCCATTGGCTCTGGTCACAATAGGCCGAGCAATGGCCTCTAAGAAAACACCTCAGGAATGGCGTGACGCTTTGTACATTTTGAGTAACTCCCCTCCAAATTTTTCAG TTCTCAAGTTGCTGGACAGGAACTAG
- the LOC103840583 gene encoding acyl-protein thioesterase 2 isoform X2, producing the protein MSYSRQSMGSGSRSTRGYEFGRTYVVRPKGKHQATIVWLHGLGDNGSSSSQLLESLPLPNIKWICPTAPSRPVSLLGGFPCTAWFDVGEISEDLHDDIEGLDASAAHIANLLSTEPTDVKVGIGGFSMGAAIALYSTTCYALGRYGNGLPYTINLRATVGLSGWLPGWRSLRSKIESSNEAARRAASIPVILAHGTSDDVVPYRFGETSAQALAMAGFRQVMFKQYEGLGHYTVPKEMNEVVHWLASRLGLEGSR; encoded by the exons ATGAGCTACTCTCGTCAAAGCATGGGTTCTG GTAGTAGAAGTACAAGGGGATATGAGTTTGGAAGGACTTATGTTGTGAGGCCTAAAGGAAAGCACCAagctactattgtttggttgcACGGTCTTGGAGACAATGGCTCAAG CTCGTCTCAACTCTTAGAGAGCCTGCCTCTTCCAAAC ATAAAATGGATTTGTCCAACTGCTCCCTCACGTCCTGTTTCGCTTCTGGGAGGCTTTCCTTGCACTGCAT GGTTTGACGTGGGAGAAATCTCTGAGGATCTTCATGATGATATAGAAGGCTTAGATGCTTCAGCAGCACATATTGCTAACCTCTTATCAACTGAACCAACAGATG TAAAAGTTGGGATAGGTGGTTTCAGCATGGGTGCAGCAATAGCACTCTACTCCACAACATGCTACGCTCTTGGACGTTATGGAAACGGACTTCCTTATACTATAAACCTACGCGCTACTGTAGGACTCAGTGGTTGGCTTCCTGGCTGGAG GAGCTTAAGGAGCAAGATAGAAAGTTCAAATGAGGCTGCAAGGCGTGCTGCATCGATACCAGTTATACTTGCACATGGAACTT CGGATGATGTAGTTCCTTACAGATTTGGAGAAACATCTGCGCAGGCACTTGCCATGGCTGGATTCCGACAAGTTATGTTCAAACAATATGAAGG GCTTGGTCACTATACAGTTCCGAAAGAAATGAATGAGGTCGTTCACTGGCTCGCCTCAAGGCTTGGACTTGAGGGCTCACGTTAA
- the LOC103840565 gene encoding RNA-binding protein cabeza, with amino-acid sequence MSRPGDWNCRSCTHLNFQRRDSCQRCGDSRLGAGGVGGLEFGDFGGRGMSAFGFTTGSDVRPGDWYCTVGNCGTHNFASRSTCFKCGTFKDESLGGGGGGGVGVGGPVMFDADVMRSRVSGNGGRSSWKSGDWICTRLGCNEHNFASRMECFRCNAPRDFSMRTSF; translated from the exons ATGAGCAGACCCGGAGACTGGAACTGTAGATCATGCACCCACCTCAACTTCCAGCGCCGTGATTCTTGCCAGCGATGCGGTGACTCCCGTTTGGGTGCAGGTGGAGTCGGTGGCTTAGAGTTTGGTGATTTCGGCGGCAGAGGTATGTCTGCTTTTGGATTCACCACGGGCTCCGACGTTCGTCCAGGTGACTGGTACTGCACAGTTGGAAACTGCGGGACACATAACTTTGCCAGCCGCTCCACCTGCTTCAAATGCGGCACTTTCAAGGACGAATCCCTCGGTGGGGGCGGCGGCGGTGGCGTAGGCGTAGGCGGTCCGGTCATGTTTGACGCTGACGTTATGCGGTCTAGAGTCTCCGGCAACGGTGGCCGCTCCAGCTGGAAATCCGGTGATTGGATTTGCACCAG GCTTGGTTGCAATGAGCATAACTTTGCAAGCAGAATGGAGTGCTTCAGATGCAATGCACCAAGGGACTTCAGCATGAGAACCTCTTTCTAA
- the LOC103840583 gene encoding acyl-protein thioesterase 2 isoform X1 produces MFLVIYFVLYLYRINILLRGRVYFLPLPQGIDSLHLSPLSIFAASSAQGSRSTRGYEFGRTYVVRPKGKHQATIVWLHGLGDNGSSSSQLLESLPLPNIKWICPTAPSRPVSLLGGFPCTAWFDVGEISEDLHDDIEGLDASAAHIANLLSTEPTDVKVGIGGFSMGAAIALYSTTCYALGRYGNGLPYTINLRATVGLSGWLPGWRSLRSKIESSNEAARRAASIPVILAHGTSDDVVPYRFGETSAQALAMAGFRQVMFKQYEGLGHYTVPKEMNEVVHWLASRLGLEGSR; encoded by the exons ATGTTTCTAGTAATATACTTTGtgttatatttatatagaattaATATTCTTTTACGCGGAAGAGTTTATTTTCTTCCACTGCCACAAGGCATTGATTCCCTCCATCTCTCTCCTCTGAGTATTTTTGCCGCTAGCTCTGCTCaag GTAGTAGAAGTACAAGGGGATATGAGTTTGGAAGGACTTATGTTGTGAGGCCTAAAGGAAAGCACCAagctactattgtttggttgcACGGTCTTGGAGACAATGGCTCAAG CTCGTCTCAACTCTTAGAGAGCCTGCCTCTTCCAAAC ATAAAATGGATTTGTCCAACTGCTCCCTCACGTCCTGTTTCGCTTCTGGGAGGCTTTCCTTGCACTGCAT GGTTTGACGTGGGAGAAATCTCTGAGGATCTTCATGATGATATAGAAGGCTTAGATGCTTCAGCAGCACATATTGCTAACCTCTTATCAACTGAACCAACAGATG TAAAAGTTGGGATAGGTGGTTTCAGCATGGGTGCAGCAATAGCACTCTACTCCACAACATGCTACGCTCTTGGACGTTATGGAAACGGACTTCCTTATACTATAAACCTACGCGCTACTGTAGGACTCAGTGGTTGGCTTCCTGGCTGGAG GAGCTTAAGGAGCAAGATAGAAAGTTCAAATGAGGCTGCAAGGCGTGCTGCATCGATACCAGTTATACTTGCACATGGAACTT CGGATGATGTAGTTCCTTACAGATTTGGAGAAACATCTGCGCAGGCACTTGCCATGGCTGGATTCCGACAAGTTATGTTCAAACAATATGAAGG GCTTGGTCACTATACAGTTCCGAAAGAAATGAATGAGGTCGTTCACTGGCTCGCCTCAAGGCTTGGACTTGAGGGCTCACGTTAA
- the LOC103840578 gene encoding late embryogenesis abundant protein 76, protein MASNQQSYKAGETRGKTQEKTGQTMGAMRDKAEEGKNKTSQTAQTAQQKAHETTQAAKDKTSQAAQTTQQKSQETAQAAKDKTSQAAQTTQQKAHETTQSAKEKTSQTAQTAQEKARETKDKTGSYLSETGEAVKQKAQDAAQYTKETAQNAAQYTKETAEAGRDKTGGFLSQTGEHVKQMAMGAADAVKHTFGMATEEEDREHYPGTTTGTTRSTDQTRHTYERK, encoded by the exons ATGGCGTCTAACCAACAAAGCTACAAAGCTGGTGAAACCAGAGGCAAAACTCAG GAGAAGACAGGACAAACTATGGGAGCAATGAGggacaaggctgaggaaggcaAGAACAAGACTTCCCAGACGGCCCAAACGGCCCAACAAAAGGCACATGAGACAACCCAGGCAGCTAAAGACAAGACTTCTCAAGCTGCCCAAACGACCCAACAAAAGTCTCAAGAGACGGCCCAGGCAGCGAAAGACAAGACATCTCAAGCTGCCCAAACTACCCAGCAAAAGGCTCATGAAACTACCCAATCAGCAAAAGAGAAGACATCTCAAACTGCCCAGACGGCTCAAGAAAAAGCCCGTGAGACGAAGGACAAGACCGGGAGCTACCTGTCGGAGACAGGTGAAGCCGTGAAGCAAAAGGCTCAAGACGCAGCTCAGTACACAAAGGAGACGGCGCAAAACGCGGCTCAGTACACGAAAGAGACGGCTGAAGCCGGTAGAGACAAGACCGGTGGGTTCTTGAGCCAGACAGGTGAGCATGTGAAGCAGATGGCTATGGGTGCAGCTGATGCGGTGAAGCACACTTTTGGAATGGCTACGGAGGAAGAAGACAGGGAACATTATCCAGGAACAACGACTGGTACTACTCGGAGCACTGATCAGACTCGTCATACTTATGAGAGGAAGTGA
- the LOC103840539 gene encoding signal peptidase complex catalytic subunit SEC11A, whose translation MGWIGETVDSIKSIKIRQLLTQAITLGMIVTSALIIWKCLMCVTGTESPVVVVLSGSMEPGFKRGDILFLHMTKEPIRAGEIVVFNVDGRDIPIVHRAIKVHERENTGHVDVLTKGDNNDVDDIGLYADGQFWLHRHHIMGRAVGFLPYVGWVTIIMSEKPIIKYILIGALGLLVITSKD comes from the exons ATGGGTTGGATCGGAGAAACAGTAGACTCGATCAAATCAATCAAGATCCGTCAGCTTCTCACCCAGGCCATCACGCTCG GTATGATCGTGACGTCTGCATTGATAATATGGAAGTGTTTGATGTGTGTGACTGGCACCGAGTCTCCAGTGGTGGTTGTTCTCTCGGGAAGCATGGAACCTGGCTTTAAGAGA GGGGATATATTGTTCTTGCACATGACCAAGGAGCCTATTCGAGCAGGCGAGATTGTTGTTTTCAATGTTGAT GGTCGTGACATTCCCATTGTCCATCGTGCCATCAAA GTTCATGAGAGGGAAAACACTGGACATGTTGACGTTCTAACAAAAG GTGACAACAATGACGTGGATGACATCGGTCTCTATGCTGATGGACAGTTTTGGCTTCATAGGCACCATATAATGGGCAGAGCTGTTGG GTTCTTGCCTTATGTTGGATGGGTCACTATTATCATGTCAGAGAAGCCTATCATCAAG TATATACTCATTGGGGCATTGGGTTTGCTCGTTATAACATCCAAAGACTGA